The following coding sequences are from one Salvia miltiorrhiza cultivar Shanhuang (shh) unplaced genomic scaffold, IMPLAD_Smil_shh original_scaffold_419_1, whole genome shotgun sequence window:
- the LOC131004548 gene encoding uncharacterized protein LOC131004548, producing MPRSSRTGVLVFDPEIEKTARKLKKQAKEWKERSNSAPPSLEDQEEIEDPMGDRNNKDEENDREIVDPRQEPPQLIRELGRHRNNRPLCIVLPAINGNAEIRPGFIQVLPKFGDLPGESAHKHLAEFDLVCSTLRPHGFTENNLRLLTFSHTLQGRARDWLFDLPPGSIRTWGDLEEQFLRKFFPESRAANLRMAISSIKQKKAESLADYWERFQQLCRKCPDHGFSDYQLLTNYFYRGMSSFDRKIVDAACGGSLTNKTLDEAKQLIVDMVSNGQQYEDEDDDRYRPVQKVEDSNMNEKIDALTSLVRGLAVSKTQHVQCGICFENNHHTDACPSLQDNNTEQACMGSADEQEMNAQRQRRNDPFSNTYNPGWRNHPNFRWRQQEPGMYAPNPPQAGQYAHTARPAPSSAPNMNDIMKSLAQSSEIVKNLVQSQQAFQHETQAALSNMGTQITQLPTQVNKLQANQGRLPSVTEMNPKENASAVTTRSGRILAELQPKQQNKDKPDEAKDDAISEKSPESTEPSSSKVSGKPKVSIPQSLTAPPFPSRLAQNKRIEEEKDILEIFKKVEINLPLLDAIKQVPRYAKFLKELCSKKMKFGNDARIRVSENVSAVLQRKLPQKCRDPGMFTIPCIIGNKTVERAMLDLGASINVMPYSVYKDLQLGPLKDTRVIIQLADRSTAYPEGVVEDVLVKVNDLIFPVDFYIVDMDDSAKQSLILLGRPFMKTAKAKIDVDSGMLSLEFDGDVVTFNIFEAMKHVEDPESVFMIDVIDHLVEEFVENFREDELEHVIFSSLTEENSKTEENEAIREIIMQLYSTEEIPVRHLSSRMPIPTSTEPILPSVVKPPKLDLKVLPQHLKYVFLGEDDTLPVIINNELSAEQEFILIDYDFLPPP from the exons atgccCCGTTCTTCTCGTACAGGCGTATTAGTTTTTGATCCAGAAATCGAGAAGACCGCACGAAAGTTGAAGAAGCAAGCTAAGGAGTGGAAAGAGAGATCCAATTCTGCTCCACCGAGTCTTGAGGATCAAGAAGAAATTGAAGATCCAATGGGTGACCGTAACAATAAGGATGAGGAGAACGATAGAGAGATCGTTGATCCTCGACAGGAACCACCTCAACTGATCAGAGAGTTAGGCCGTCATAGAAACAATCGCCCTTTGTGCATTGTCCTTCCTGCCATTAATGGCAACGCTGAAATACGGCCTGGTTTCATTCAAGTGCTACCCAAATTCGGTGATTTACCTGGAGAGAGTGCACACAAGCATCTGGCTGAATTTGATCTAGTTTGCTCAACTCTACGCCCTCATGGTTTtactgaaaataatttgaggctaTTGACTTTTTCTCATACTTTGCAGGGTAGAGCGAGAGATTGGCTTTTTGATCTTCCTCCTGGTTCGATTAGAACTTGGGGAGATTTAGAAGAACAATTCTTGCGAAAATTCTTTCCTGAGTCCAGAGCTGCAAATTTGAGAATGGCCATTAGCAGCATTAAACAGAAGAAGGCGGAGAGTCTAGCCGattattgggagagattccaacagCTGTGTCGCAAGTGTCCTGATCATGGATTTTCTGACTACCAATTGCTTACTAACTATTTTTATCGtggtatgtcttcttttgataggaAAATTGTTGACGCTGCTTGTGGTGGAAGCTTGACCAATAAAACTTTGGACGAAGCAAAGCAACTCATCGTTGACATGGTTTCAAATGGCCAAcaatatgaggatgaggatgatgatcgtTATAGGCCAGTGCAGAAAGTAGAAGATTCCAACATGAACGAGAAAATTGATGCTCTCACCTCTTTAGTTAGAGGACTTGCTGTCTCTAAAACTCAACACGTTCAATGTGGAatttgctttgaaaataatcatcATACTGATGCATGTCCATCTCTGCAGGATAATAATACTGAGCAAGCGTGCATGGGATCCGCTGATGAGCAAGAGATGAACGCACAAAGGCAAAGGCGAAATGACCCTTTTTCCAACACCTATAATCCAGGGTGGAGAAATCACCCAAATTTTAGGTGGAGACAGCAGGAACCAGGGATGTACGCGCCGAATCCGCCGCAGGCTGGACAGTATGCCCATACCGCACGTCCTGCACCGAGTTCTGCACCCAATATGAACGATATCATGAAGAGCCTCGCCCAGAGCAGTGAAATTGTGAAGAATTTGGTGCAAAGTCAGCAGGCGTTCCAGCATGAAACTCAGGCAGCGTTGAGTAATATGGGCACACAAATCACGCAGTTACCCACTCAGGTGAACAAGCTGCAGGCGAATCAAGGCCGACTTCCCTCTGTCACGGAGATGAATCCCAAGGAAAATGCAAGTGCAGTAACTACAAGAAGTGGGAGAATTCTAGCTGAGCTACAACCTAAGCAGCAGAACAAAGATAAGCCCGATGAAGCCAAGGACGATGCAATTAGTGAAAAGTCACCAGAATCCACCGAGCCTAGCTCTTCTAAGGTAAGTGGAAAACCTAAGGTTTCAATTCCTCAATCACTGACtgcaccaccttttccttcTAGGTTGGCTCAGAACaagagaattgaagaagagaaggatATTCTGGAAATCTTCAAGAAGGTAGAAATAAACTTGCCCTTGCTTGATGCAATTAAGCAAGTTCCCAGGTACGCAAAGTTTTTAAAAGAGTTATGCTCTAAGAAAATGAAGTTTGGGAATGATGCGAGAATTCGAGTGAGTGAGAATGTTTCTGCTGTTCTGCAAAGAAAATTGCCCCAAAAGTGTCGAGATCCTGGTATGTTCACTATTCCATGCATTATAGGTAATAAGACTGTTGAGAGAGCCATGCTAGATTTAGGAGCatccataaatgtcatgccttatTCTGTGTATAAGGATTTGCAATTAGGACCTTTGAAAGACACTCGTGTTATCATTCAGTTAGCTGATAGGTCTACTGCATATCCCGAAGGTGTTGTTGAGGATGTCCTTGTTAAGGtcaatgatttgatttttcctgtgGATTTTTATATTGTTGATATGGATGATTCTGCTAAGCAATCCTTGATTCTTTTAGGGAGACCATTCATGAAAACTGCTAAAGCAAAAATTGATGTGGATAGTGGAATGCTTAGCCTTGAATTTGATGGAGATGTTgtcacatttaatatttttgaggcTATGAAGCATGTTGAGGATCCTGAATCTGTGTTCATGATTGATGTTATTGACCATTTGGTTGAGgaatttgttgagaatttcaggGAGGATGAGCTTGAGCATGTTATTTTCAGTTCCCTAACTGAAGAGAACTCCAAAACTGAGGAGAATGAAGCCATTAGAGAGATTATCATGCAGCTGTACTCAACGGAGGAAATTCCAGTTCGGCACCTGTCGAGCAGGATGCCCATACCGACCAGCACAGAACCGATTTTGCCCTCTGTTGTGAAGCCACCGAAGCTGGACTTGAAGGTACTGCCCCAGCATCTGAAATATGTGTTTTTAGGAGAGGATGACACGCTGCCAGTGATCATCAACAATGAACTCAGTGCAGAACAAGAG TTTATACTAATAGACTACGATTTTCTGCCACCACCGTAG